tgtttcgtcttcacgaatcagtccatggcttccccggaatgcttggcagcattgactgcatgcgttggaggtggaagaattgcctgaATGCTTGGAGGGGACAACACTTAAGcagtcacaaaggcggcggcccaacacttatccttgaggcggtcgccgactaccgtctatggatttggcatgcatattttggcgttgccggagccaacagcgacttgaacgtgctcttttcttcaccactcttcaatgatgtgatgaatggtgtagcaccggcgatcgacttcaccatcaacggaaatacataccacatgggttactatctcgccgatggtatctacccaaggtggtcgacgttcgtgaagacgctccacaacccgcacaaCCCGAGACTgattctttttgcgcagcgtcaagagtccgcgcggaaagacgtcgaaagagccttcggggtccttcaagcccgattcaacatagtgaaggccccggctcggctgtggtatgtgaataatatcgccgacatcatgttcacgtgtattatcttacacaacatgattatagccgacgaagggcctagggcggctagcttctacgacgaggatgaagccggaatctcaacagcgaggtctcccccacgccgaggtgagcatacgacggttggccagaggatcgagacaagacacacaatgcgcgatacccgaacccacattcagttacaggaagacctaatcaaccacatgtgggcgaaattcggcaacgagtagtgtttttttaatttttagtattttaattgtgtaatttttaatttttaggattttaattatgtcgtttttatttgtcatttgtaattttatttaggtttttttaatgaattttattattatagaaatgttattgtttaattgaattttaaattaattgtgctcgtccttgcggaagagcacagctgtgggtgttgtgctcttgccagagagcaggtagaaaaagtggggccggacccACAACCGTGTCGCtgacaagagcacggttgtggatgctctaaagctcGGATGATTTTCTGAGTTAAAAAAAAACTCGAGCTCGAACCCAAACTCGAGCCGGCTAAAAACGCAGGGCGAGCTATGAATGATGGGCCGATATAAGCTGAAAAGTTGCTGAGGCGCTTTTTACATGATACTCAGCTTATTTTTCCAACTAAAATCTCTTATTTCTCTCCATAAATCTTCATTCTTCttctattttctctcttttccaTATTCAATTTTGCCACAGCATTTCTGCAGAGCTTGAGCTGCAATAAGAATGGGGATTGTGAGGCAGGAGGCGACGCAGAAGGAGGAGCTCGAGGAATTCCGCCGGATGCTGCTATCGTGCGCTGCGGTCAACCGGCGGAAGGACGGCGACGGATTCGGCGGCGCCAGGGAGAGCGCGATTCCCGGTCGCGGAGGCGACGTCTTGGACAGGATGGTCTGCGTCACCAGCGGCGTCTCCTATCACGGCATCGCCATCGTGAATCAGCTACTAGTCAACGGTTACTCTGTTCGAATCATCGTCGATAATGAAGGTCGGTTGTTGTTTCTTAATCTTCAATCTGTGGCTGGAAGTACCAATTTTCGATTGGATTCGGGTTGTTTTATGGAATCAGTCGTTTATACATTCATATTGAAAGCTTTAGTAACGAATTGCAATCTCAATTGATATTTTAGCTTACGATTCTTATTGATTATTGATCCTATGTCCAGATTTTGCTTTGATTTCTAATTCCCCTGCTTCCTTAGTCCATGATTTTCAGCATTGAAGGCATGATTTCCAGTAACAAAGGCAATTACTTATGCGTgtaggagagggagagagagctCAAGCCTAGAATTATAGCATAAAAGCAACCATTagacaaagaaaaaaaagtcaATAAATCGGAAAATCAGGCTTTTGCAGCTAAATTTTACATTACAAATTTTCAGAAGTTGTGCTTTGATACTGAATTTCATCTGATTCTATTAAGAGGGTGTTAAAAATGTTTATTATACTGTATATTTGGAACATTTGCAGCATAAAAACTCTTTTCCTTTTCAAGTGTACGTCACTTTTGATGCATATTGATTGATGTAGTTGCTTTCTTTTTGTCcctaaataaaaggaaaaacaacCTAACATTGTAATGCTATGCAGCTTTCACATATGATATTTACTGAGAATGCTCATTCCAACtcaaaaggagaaactatgAATGCCGTTCACAGATTTTGCATCTCTTGTTTGACTTTGATGAGATACTAACACCTTTAATATCGGAAAAGCAGAGGACGTTGAGAGGCTGAGGGAGATGGAAACATCCGGTGAAATGAGGTTGAACAACAGTGTGGTTGAAGTTGTGATGGCCAAGCTCACCGAGGTCGAGAGCCTAACTGAGGCATTTGATGGTTGTCGTGGCGTCTTCCACACTGCTGCATTCGTGGACCCGGCCGGGCTGTCCGGCTACTCCGTGAGTATTGACTCTTTGCATCTTTCTCAATAATGTTTCAAGAATAGATCCCTGCTCACCAATTAGTCTAGTACACGTGGGAAGTCATAATTTGattgttttcttcatttaatgTATTCAATGTGATCGCTGTTTCAGCCTTTTATGGAATAGGTTTGGTACACGTATTGTTTATTGATGAAGGATAAGTATTCTAATTAAGCTTGATCTCGTGTTTGAAAATAATAATCAAGGTTGTTTGGATATGAATAGCTTTGATGTTGATTTGCAACTGAAATTAGTCAATCATTTCATTTCAACCTGTTTAATTAGTTCAAGAATCTGGGAGACCTTACTTTTAGGCAACTCTACTACCTATTGGATACACTATGTTCTGACTGTTGCAGCGTTGTTTAGCCGTGTAGCTTAACTAACTAAATTCTGTTGTGTAGAAAACCATGGCTGATATTGAAGTAAATACGAGCAAAAACGTAGTGAGGGCATGCGGGATTTCTCCTACTGTTAGACATTGCGTGCTCACCTCGTCTCTCTTGGCCTGCATTTGGTGCGACAACTCTAGTGACGAGGCTCCACACCTCATTGACCACAAGTGCTGGAGTGACGAGGCTATATGTGTAAACAAAAAGGTATTAGCCGTATAGATCACTAGAGTGGCCGTCTGTGTAATCAAAGTAGAATCGATCACAACCTTTGTTTGTCCATCTAATTGACAGCTCTGGTATGCGCTCGGAAAGCTGAGAGCAGAGAAGGCTGCGTGGGAGATTGCTAAAGCCAATGGCGTGAAGCTGGCCACCATATGCACTGGGCTCATCACCGGCTCTGATTTCTACCGGAGAAATCCAACACCTACCATTGCATACCTTAAAGGAGTGGAAGAAATGTACGCGTATGGCTTGCTGGCAACAGTTAGCATCGACACACTAGCCAAGGCACATGTGCGCGTCTTTGAGGAGATGAAGAAGACAGCCCCGGGCAGGTACATTTGCTTCGACAAAGTGATAGAAAGAGGGGACGAGGTTGAGAGGCTGGCTGCTGAGACGGGCATAAGTGCAGCCTCAGTAACGGGGGGCGCCTCGTCTAGCGGCCGGCCTCGGTATGAGCTGTCGAACGCAAAGCTTAGGCAGCTGATGTTGAGACCACGCCGTTGTGTGAATGAATGATGAGATGGGATTATAAATCAAATTTTGCTGTATCATTTGTTTGGTGTtggtgtatagtgtatgtattaTGAATGTGGTGGAGAATTTGTGAATTGTTCTTCCATGGTTAAGAATTTGTGATTATAGTTTAAATAAAAGATGATAATACTATTGATAGGTTAGTAAAGTCATCCCCATGTGGGCTTGAGTTCATATAAAAAGCCCATTATGATCAGCCCATTATACAACAATGGAGGCTCATGTCAATAATGTTTTTACATCCAAAAAACACTTTTTCATTTATAGATATTATCAATATGTTCCCCTTGATGCGACGAATACTTTTTACTATCAATTACAAatgataagaaaaaaattagattaagATTTAAATTTCAGCACTTGTTTAAATTACGggatcaattttaatttattacttaAAGGTGTATTGGTCcctaaaaaattataaacattagTCAAAATTTTCTCACACAAACAAACTTTCTTATTTTAAAcgtatttatttcatatttaattttttttactcatcAAATGTGTGTAATCATATATTTTTAATGTGTTTTATCATCAGATTTCAAATCCTAAGTAATCATTATATCCACTCATCTCATTAACATTATTTGCCAAATTATATTTAGTATGTAGCAAATACTTTAAATAGGGGATTCAATAAGATAATTCATTCCTAAAAGACTAAAGGCTCATTTtgatccttaacatattgcgattttttaattttggtccaaaacattatcttttgaattattcggtctctcacaaataaaaacgggccacatttggtccattttagacagttccgtcaaaaatttgacggaaattCCCCCCTCCAGCATCTCCGCCGCCAAGCTCCGCCGTATCATCACCTTcggtcctcctcctcctccctcacCAAACCAATCCAGCTCCCTACCACCGCACCATGCTCCTACCTCCTTCTCCAGCACGATTTCTCCTTCACCTACGACCAGCCGCCGGTCCTTGCCGCCTACACACCGCCGCCGCACTGCCCCTCCCCAAGCTCCGCCAAAATCGTCCTCGAGGGGACGGCGACGTGCAAGGGCAGGCAATTCGATCGCATCTTCGGCGTCTGGATCGGCGGCGCCGAAGGCCTCCGCATCTGCACCGCCGAGCCATCCGCCGCCGGCATTATCTGGACGATGAAGAAGGACGTCACGAGGTACTCCTCTCTGCTCTCCACAAACCAAACCCTAGCTGTTTATTTGGGGAATCTCGTCGATTCCACCTACATCAGCGTCTACCACGTCAACATATTGCGAGAATTTGGTTTCCACCTTAGggtttccgtcaaatttttgacgaaaccgtccaaaatggaccaaatgtgacccgtttttatttgtgagggaccgaataattcaaaatataatgttttggacaaaaataaaaaaatcgcaatatgttaaggaccaaaatggaCCTTTAGTCTTcctaaaatgataaattttGGCTTGATTTGGCAATTTTCATTAAGTAAAAAATGGGTCgcaaaaatcatgaactttttCATGAAGTGAATTGAAGAAAAAACTGATTTCATGGGAAATCCAGCGTAAAACATAAGTTCATGATTTTAcgcaaaaaattaaaagtttgcagaaaataccaaattccggtcaaagtttgtgatattaggAATTTAAATGCTTTTAAGTAACCCCTGTCCTGTTACAGCTACAGTAAATTATATGTGAGTTGTGTAAATGGATGTAAGATTTACAATTACAATAACTCCACTTAATGTGAAACACAAAAATTGCATTGCTGCAGTCAAGATTCACAAAATTgctttgctttgctgttggaataaggaaattaattaattggagaacaataAGGCAAGTGATGAAGatatggcaagaataaagaaggaaatcaatgaagattatggaaaatcaaataaaaagaatattagtataattagaatatattttccatgtttagctagaattagagtctatatatagttgtgtaaccatggagagaaaagaattcaagtcattcacaatgtagtctttaaagttctacccgtcttttactttctgcaataatcttttattttccgcattatattttttaacatggtatcagagcaggttcgatCACATGGATCGATCACTGTCTCTAAagcaaaaataacaaaaaaaaaacaaaacccaAATTCTCTTTTCAATCCTTTACCTTTTTCGAGTAATTTTCTTCCACGTTTGATTCCATTCCaatatcttcttcaccaaattTCTCAAATTAGCCTGAAATCGACAAGATATTGAAACAAGCAATGAAATTTGGGAGGGAATTTAGGATTCACCTAGAGCAAACCCTACCGGAGTGGAGGGACAAATTCTTGCGCTACAAGCTGTTGAAGAAGCTGTTGAATAGTATTGCTCCCGCCGCCGGTTATCTACCTCCGCGCCTTCCGTTGCCGGAGTTTCAGGTCTGGTTTGTGGCGATTCTCACCGGGGAAATTGAAAAGTTCAACGATTTCTACGTCGGCAAGGAGGAGGATTTCATCATCCGCTTCCAAGCCCGCAAGGAGACAATTGAGCGAGTGCAGGCCTTATCAAGATATTGAAGAAATATGATAAACGAACCGGGGCAATGCTAAGCATGCCTTTCACTCAGCTTGCTTTCCATCAGTTCGTAACCGAACCTCTAACAAGGTTAATTCATCGAGGTGAGAAGATGAAAGGCCAGTGGCCAACCCTGAGCAGCCACGCCCGGAGAAGAAGGCTGACTACAACCGAAGAGAAAGCAGCAGCAGTAAAGAAAGAAGGAGTTCACAGTTTGTTTggccgagggggagaggaagtatCCGACCAAACAATCAGATCTGGCCTGAGAAAGTACAGCCGGAATGGCCCGTGAGAAGCTTGCCATGACCAACAGCAGGGCATTCGAGTAAGAAGATAAAGCAGCCGAAGAATTATCCGGTTGCCAAAAGACGATGTTAAAGGAACAATCGCGGGAAAAGCCAAAGCCAATGGGAGAAGATCCAGAGATGGGGGACGCACAATGGCCACGAAGCGTCTGCTGTTGAAGAATCAGAAACCGGATTGAAGGACCGACGGGAGAATTCTCACCGTCGGGAGAGAGCAGACTTTGGATGGACGACCAAAAGTATTGTCATAGAAGAGTGACATACGAAGCATGGGCTCCACGGAGTTCGGCAATAACTCGGTGGAGGTGGCATGATTTGAGAGTATGTCaccgaaaaaaaaaacccatGAAGAAACATAAAGGAGGATGATGGTTTCACGTCTTCATTGTTAGGGTCTCCAAAAAGGAGAAATAAATTTGGGCCTAATGGTTATTAGGctcaagaaataaaagaaatgaatgGGCTCATAGTTTGAGCTGGAATGGACCGAGAATGGTctgaattagctcctcgacaagagtcaaaactgtcagattagctcctcgacaagagtcaaaactgtcagaattaGCTCCTCCACAAGAGTAAAAAATGTCTAAAATGGCTCCTAGATATGAGTTtaaactatctaagatggctcctggatacgagctaaaactatctaagatagctcctaaatatgagtaaaaactgtttagacaagctcccggacacgagttaaaacGGTCTAAATttgctccttgacacgagttaaaactgtctagattggctccttgacacgagttaaaactgtttAGAttagctccttgacacgagttaaaaccgtcaacgaaaaattgaagaactccttgaAACAAGTTTAAACTATCAATggtgaattgaagaagctctatgatacgagcataaactatcaatgagaattgaagaactcttaaatacgagtataaactatttatcaaattaaagatcgtgcaagttaagtgtcgaaaaactcgatgcttaacttgagggggagtgttggaataaggaaattaattaattggagaacaataAGGCAAGTGATGAAGatatggcaagaataaagaaggaaatcaatgaagattatggaaaatcaaataaaaaggatattagtataattagaatatattttccatgtttagctagaattagagtctatatatagttgtgtaaccatggagagaaaagaattcaagtcattcacaatgtagtctttaaagttctacccgtcttttactttctgcaataatcttttattttccgcattatattttttaacatttgctagtataatataatttcaaaagagaataaattataTTCATCCACACGCTACACGTTctcatatactactatatatataaacagtatgttgcaatctctctctctctcacaagcTACAACTGGTGATACAATTTAATCATCTATTGCTATTTGCTACC
This portion of the Salvia splendens isolate huo1 unplaced genomic scaffold, SspV2 ctg1149, whole genome shotgun sequence genome encodes:
- the LOC121788804 gene encoding cinnamoyl-CoA reductase-like SNL6 is translated as MGIVRQEATQKEELEEFRRMLLSCAAVNRRKDGDGFGGARESAIPGRGGDVLDRMVCVTSGVSYHGIAIVNQLLVNGYSVRIIVDNEEDVERLREMETSGEMRLNNSVVEVVMAKLTEVESLTEAFDGCRGVFHTAAFVDPAGLSGYSKTMADIEVNTSKNVVRACGISPTVRHCVLTSSLLACIWCDNSSDEAPHLIDHKCWSDEAICVNKKLWYALGKLRAEKAAWEIAKANGVKLATICTGLITGSDFYRRNPTPTIAYLKGVEEMYAYGLLATVSIDTLAKAHVRVFEEMKKTAPGRYICFDKVIERGDEVERLAAETGISAASVTGGASSSGRPRYELSNAKLRQLMLRPRRCVNE